The following proteins come from a genomic window of Alicyclobacillus dauci:
- a CDS encoding tetratricopeptide repeat protein — MKYQFRFKGRIHEQIGRDVNGVFTSLYDHPVVRIRLSHNGYLPEIMTAKQKLERNTRLLRMQLAEEPDDVPSLGFLGRELYFSGRLEESVQMLSRCEELAPTCPDYARLPEVRVHLVRALLNLGLAQEAVAVAIRSVQANPEYPNAWFELARAQSSYALTLLRRARDGFTVAKEVSPSYSGLVNFDKEIPTWKYKVGLANVSIGMGDLAQACDLYQQALEIFPQNGGIQSQIEKIEEQARYVLDRRIKINSEAK, encoded by the coding sequence ATGAAATATCAGTTCCGGTTTAAGGGTCGAATTCACGAACAAATCGGACGTGACGTGAACGGAGTCTTTACTTCCCTATACGATCACCCTGTTGTTCGAATTCGGCTATCTCACAACGGTTACTTGCCGGAGATCATGACAGCCAAACAGAAGCTTGAGAGGAATACTCGACTGTTGCGGATGCAGTTGGCGGAAGAGCCCGACGATGTCCCTTCTCTGGGCTTCCTAGGCCGGGAATTGTATTTCAGTGGCCGATTGGAGGAATCAGTCCAGATGCTCTCTCGCTGCGAGGAATTGGCACCGACATGCCCGGACTACGCGAGATTGCCTGAGGTGAGAGTGCATCTCGTCCGTGCACTTCTGAACTTAGGGCTTGCACAGGAGGCCGTAGCTGTGGCTATTCGGAGTGTTCAGGCAAACCCGGAGTATCCGAACGCATGGTTCGAACTCGCTCGAGCGCAGAGTTCGTATGCATTGACTTTGCTACGGCGGGCTCGAGATGGTTTTACTGTCGCGAAAGAGGTTTCTCCGTCCTATAGTGGTCTTGTAAATTTCGACAAGGAGATTCCCACGTGGAAATACAAAGTTGGCCTCGCCAACGTTTCCATTGGAATGGGGGATTTAGCACAGGCCTGTGACTTATATCAACAGGCGCTCGAGATCTTCCCCCAAAATGGAGGCATTCAAAGCCAAATTGAAAAAATTGAAGAGCAAGCTCGATACGTTTTGGACAGACGAATCAAGATCAACTCAGAAGCAAAATAA
- a CDS encoding glycosyltransferase family 2 protein: MLDPESVWIEERMDRLASGGTQPISPEMTRLLAVPTVSVSAALIVRDEEQCLKEILMALRHAVDEIVVVDTGSVDNTACIAKQSGAKVYSFDWCDDFSEARNFALSKVTSNWVLCVDADERLHPDDVASVHRAAGLLSLLDQPVIGRVVIMDQIGHFTLPNYVAVLSNEISVPV; this comes from the coding sequence TTGCTTGATCCGGAGAGTGTGTGGATCGAGGAGCGCATGGACAGGCTTGCCAGCGGGGGTACGCAACCAATTTCCCCTGAAATGACACGTTTATTAGCTGTTCCAACTGTTTCTGTTAGTGCAGCGTTGATTGTGAGAGATGAAGAGCAGTGTCTGAAAGAAATCCTGATGGCTTTACGACATGCGGTGGATGAAATCGTTGTTGTGGACACGGGAAGCGTCGACAATACAGCATGCATCGCAAAGCAATCAGGAGCAAAAGTATATTCCTTTGATTGGTGCGATGACTTTAGTGAAGCGAGGAATTTTGCGTTATCTAAGGTTACGTCGAACTGGGTCCTGTGTGTTGATGCTGATGAGCGGTTACATCCTGATGATGTTGCATCTGTTCACAGGGCAGCCGGTCTCCTCTCGCTCTTGGATCAGCCGGTGATCGGCAGAGTTGTCATCATGGACCAAATTGGACATTTCACACTGCCTAACTATGTCGCGGTTCTTTCAAATGAAATATCAGTTCCGGTTTAA
- a CDS encoding retropepsin-like aspartic protease has product MTFPCLVGQAYAGTLPRSSGLVPAQVNGHSFPAITVGNEVYLQWKVLQEFKTPYAYLGDGKFAVTGGTVQGVVYQGNTYLPWQSAAPKVKATKLHSGAFNFTSLPVSHHYHILIDEQDGHVGSPDPFQIILLDGDQPVPNQTMQIRVSGQSFLSGYQTQHSVTVQSAYDGTWLDSLNDTAEETVTLSVSWKDPSGKPQTATVHPTFSATSSTTAAIPSDDHVITQVPISIYDNAVLFNAQAGGQAVLFQLDTGAYEPVLTKQLAESLKLPNLGDIQVQGVGGMDNAYLSKFTVSIGDVVFNDVPCIVDDNYSGTPLFGYEFFTDNGYDLLVSQKHQTITILK; this is encoded by the coding sequence ATGACATTTCCATGCCTTGTTGGTCAAGCATACGCTGGGACCCTGCCGCGTTCATCCGGCCTCGTGCCTGCACAAGTAAATGGACATTCGTTTCCCGCCATTACAGTGGGTAACGAAGTTTACCTTCAGTGGAAGGTTCTCCAGGAATTCAAAACCCCATATGCGTATCTTGGGGATGGAAAGTTTGCCGTGACCGGAGGTACGGTTCAAGGAGTTGTTTATCAGGGCAACACCTATTTACCGTGGCAGAGCGCTGCTCCAAAAGTGAAGGCGACAAAATTACATTCCGGTGCCTTCAACTTCACTTCACTGCCTGTCTCGCATCACTATCATATTTTAATTGATGAACAGGACGGTCATGTCGGTAGCCCGGACCCATTTCAAATCATTCTGCTGGACGGCGACCAACCCGTGCCTAATCAGACCATGCAAATCCGCGTATCAGGCCAGAGTTTTCTGTCTGGATATCAAACCCAGCACTCTGTCACCGTTCAATCAGCCTACGACGGAACATGGTTAGATTCACTAAACGACACAGCGGAGGAGACGGTCACGCTTAGTGTGTCGTGGAAGGATCCAAGCGGCAAACCGCAAACTGCAACGGTTCACCCGACGTTCTCAGCGACAAGTTCCACTACGGCGGCAATACCATCAGATGACCACGTCATTACTCAAGTGCCCATTTCCATCTACGACAATGCGGTTTTGTTCAATGCACAAGCAGGTGGACAGGCTGTTTTATTTCAATTGGACACCGGTGCTTACGAACCGGTACTGACAAAACAGCTGGCAGAGTCGCTGAAGTTGCCGAACTTAGGTGACATTCAAGTACAAGGAGTCGGCGGGATGGACAATGCTTATTTGAGCAAATTCACGGTCAGTATAGGTGACGTCGTATTCAATGATGTTCCTTGTATCGTTGACGACAACTACTCTGGAACGCCCCTTTTTGGATACGAGTTTTTTACGGATAACGGCTACGACTTGCTTGTTTCACAAAAGCACCAGACGATCACGATTCTTAAGTAG
- a CDS encoding chorismate mutase gives MDELSRELDEYREQIDQLDTDLVACLFRRFQVANKIAEVKHKVDAPVNQPHRATVVERHYIELGEQFGISADFLQDLYRLIHAESCRVQERPTFQSHRER, from the coding sequence ATGGACGAATTGTCTAGAGAGCTTGATGAATATCGTGAACAGATTGACCAACTGGACACAGATTTAGTGGCGTGCCTCTTTCGCCGCTTCCAAGTAGCAAACAAAATTGCCGAGGTAAAGCACAAGGTCGATGCTCCAGTGAATCAGCCGCATCGAGCAACCGTTGTCGAGCGACATTATATTGAGTTAGGCGAACAGTTTGGAATAAGCGCTGACTTTCTTCAAGATCTGTACCGATTAATTCATGCTGAATCGTGTCGAGTACAGGAGAGACCAACTTTCCAGTCGCACAGAGAGCGCTGA
- a CDS encoding LysM peptidoglycan-binding domain-containing protein, which produces MGFSKFGIGAVTATAVMGLGLTTVFAGTGTLTVHPGDTLWKIAHARNIPLESLERANPSINPYNMLVGTVLQLPNEGNTYTVQQNDTLWTIAKQFNVSPSSLRAANPSLNPVNLLVGTQVVIPTKAAPFSKPVAHTSAKAAPVKVTAQNPAHSARVSTVNQQDLYWLEHVISAEANAEPLEAQIAVGDVILHRMQAGGYGHTVKDVVFQISNGHYQFTSVANGFIYHTPTALSDQAALDVLQNHQDVIPGAMVFYNPAKTPAGSWVWSQPTIRQIGNLVFAK; this is translated from the coding sequence TTGGGGTTTTCTAAGTTTGGTATTGGTGCAGTGACGGCTACCGCTGTCATGGGTCTGGGTCTCACTACTGTTTTCGCAGGTACAGGTACGCTTACAGTCCACCCGGGGGACACGCTTTGGAAAATTGCACATGCCCGCAACATCCCGCTTGAGTCTTTGGAACGTGCAAACCCATCGATCAACCCGTACAACATGTTGGTTGGAACTGTGTTGCAATTGCCCAATGAAGGAAACACGTACACAGTCCAACAGAACGACACGCTTTGGACGATTGCCAAACAGTTTAATGTAAGTCCATCGAGCTTAAGGGCGGCTAATCCATCACTCAACCCGGTGAACTTGTTGGTTGGTACCCAAGTGGTCATTCCGACCAAGGCGGCGCCCTTCTCGAAACCTGTGGCGCATACGTCTGCAAAGGCAGCGCCAGTAAAGGTCACGGCACAAAACCCAGCCCACTCCGCACGTGTATCCACCGTCAATCAGCAGGATCTGTATTGGTTGGAACATGTCATTAGTGCTGAAGCGAACGCGGAGCCTCTAGAAGCACAGATCGCTGTTGGTGACGTCATCCTTCACCGTATGCAAGCGGGCGGATATGGACACACCGTTAAAGACGTCGTCTTTCAAATCAGTAACGGACATTATCAGTTCACGAGCGTAGCGAATGGTTTCATTTATCACACGCCAACGGCTTTAAGCGATCAAGCTGCACTCGATGTTCTCCAGAATCACCAGGATGTTATACCGGGCGCAATGGTCTTCTACAATCCCGCGAAGACACCGGCAGGCAGTTGGGTATGGTCACAACCGACCATCCGTCAAATTGGTAATCTGGTATTCGCAAAGTAA
- a CDS encoding YraN family protein, which translates to MSINMEIVAPASLGILGEETACVYLTRCLGWNVIERNVRTRYGEIDIVACTPREVVFVEVKSRRGTRFGSALEAVTSLKVARLTEQARLYVHRCPFDVDDRAICLDVIGLTYGQGCLLQSIDHVRLFPE; encoded by the coding sequence ATGTCTATCAATATGGAAATCGTCGCTCCCGCTAGTCTCGGAATTTTAGGGGAGGAGACGGCGTGTGTCTACTTGACGCGGTGCCTTGGCTGGAACGTGATCGAAAGGAACGTGCGCACGCGATATGGCGAGATCGACATCGTAGCCTGCACACCTAGGGAAGTGGTGTTCGTCGAGGTGAAGTCAAGACGAGGGACGCGTTTCGGTAGTGCACTGGAAGCGGTTACTTCATTGAAGGTTGCGCGGTTGACCGAGCAGGCACGATTGTATGTCCACCGGTGTCCATTTGACGTGGATGACCGTGCTATTTGCCTAGATGTCATTGGGCTCACGTATGGACAAGGGTGCTTGTTGCAGTCTATCGATCACGTTCGGCTCTTCCCGGAATAA
- a CDS encoding EscU/YscU/HrcU family type III secretion system export apparatus switch protein translates to MTTRRAVALRYEKQREEAPRIVAKGAGEVADAIIRTASSHEVPVMENKELVDALISLEIDSVIPAELYQAVAEVLAYVYQYGNRRSR, encoded by the coding sequence GTGACAACTCGCAGAGCAGTTGCATTGCGCTACGAAAAACAGCGGGAAGAGGCTCCGCGCATCGTCGCCAAGGGTGCCGGAGAAGTTGCGGATGCAATTATCCGAACCGCCTCAAGCCACGAAGTCCCTGTGATGGAAAACAAAGAACTCGTTGACGCGCTCATTTCACTCGAGATTGATAGTGTCATTCCCGCAGAGCTGTATCAAGCCGTAGCCGAGGTGTTAGCGTATGTCTATCAATATGGAAATCGTCGCTCCCGCTAG